In Achromobacter spanius, the following proteins share a genomic window:
- the rseP gene encoding RIP metalloprotease RseP: protein MLFTLLAFAVALGSLITFHELGHYWVARLCGVKVLRFSLGFGKVILRRTDKHGTEWAVSALPLGGYVKMQDEAPAGATPAEAASAFNNKPVGQRIAIVAAGPLFNLILAVFLYAGLNMAGTDEPQAIIAQPTAESPAAQAGLLAGDRILAIDGQEVASWSDARWRLMDVLSTGGRALVEVSTPSGSVQQRELNLPPNAMDPSAGDPLAAAGIRLAQPKPGVRAVNDGGEGQAAGLRTGDTIVAINGQPTPETGSVIKQIQQSAGQTLTLTLLRDGANISLNVTPRPELVNGQEIGRLGVQLGGDVPMVAVRYGLFESVWLGAVRTWDTAWFSLRMMGRMVTGDVSWRNVSGPVTIADYAGQTARIGIVAYIAYIALISISLGVLNLLPIPMLDGGHLLYYLVEIVRGSPPPARWIDIGQRAGIGLLAGLMGLALFNDFTRLFT from the coding sequence ATGCTTTTCACCCTGCTGGCCTTTGCCGTAGCGCTTGGCTCACTGATCACCTTCCATGAGCTGGGACACTATTGGGTGGCCCGCCTGTGCGGCGTGAAAGTGCTGCGGTTCTCGTTGGGGTTCGGCAAGGTCATCCTGCGCCGCACTGACAAGCATGGCACCGAATGGGCGGTGTCCGCCTTGCCGCTGGGCGGCTACGTAAAGATGCAGGACGAAGCGCCCGCCGGCGCCACGCCGGCCGAGGCCGCCAGCGCGTTCAACAACAAGCCGGTTGGCCAGCGCATCGCCATCGTCGCGGCCGGCCCGCTATTCAACCTGATCCTTGCCGTCTTCCTTTATGCCGGGCTGAACATGGCCGGCACGGACGAACCGCAGGCCATCATCGCCCAACCCACGGCGGAATCGCCTGCCGCGCAGGCCGGCCTGCTGGCCGGCGACCGCATCCTTGCCATCGATGGCCAAGAGGTCGCGTCGTGGTCGGATGCGCGCTGGCGCCTGATGGACGTCCTGTCCACCGGTGGCCGCGCGCTGGTTGAAGTCAGCACTCCGTCTGGCTCGGTCCAGCAACGTGAGCTGAATTTGCCGCCCAACGCCATGGATCCTTCCGCCGGCGACCCGCTTGCCGCGGCCGGTATCCGCTTGGCTCAGCCCAAGCCGGGCGTGCGCGCCGTCAACGATGGCGGCGAAGGCCAGGCCGCTGGCCTGCGCACCGGCGACACCATCGTCGCCATCAACGGCCAACCCACGCCGGAAACGGGCTCGGTCATCAAGCAGATCCAGCAAAGCGCCGGCCAGACGCTGACGCTGACCCTGCTGCGCGACGGCGCCAATATTTCGCTGAATGTGACGCCGCGCCCCGAACTCGTGAACGGTCAGGAAATTGGCCGGCTGGGCGTCCAGTTGGGCGGCGACGTGCCCATGGTGGCCGTGCGCTATGGCTTGTTCGAAAGCGTGTGGCTGGGTGCGGTACGCACCTGGGACACGGCCTGGTTTTCGCTGCGCATGATGGGCCGCATGGTCACGGGCGATGTCTCGTGGCGCAATGTCAGCGGTCCGGTCACCATCGCGGACTACGCCGGCCAGACCGCCAGAATCGGCATTGTTGCGTATATCGCCTATATTGCGTTGATCAGTATCAGCCTGGGTGTATTAAATTTGCTTCCCATTCCTATGCTGGATGGTGGCCATCTGCTGTACTATCTCGTCGAAATTGTGCGGGGTAGCCCGCCGCCAGCGAGGTGGATCGATATTGGACAACGCGCCGGCATAGGTTTATTGGCAGGCCTTATGGGGCTTGCGCTGTTTAACGATTTCACGCGTTTATTCACCTAA
- the bamA gene encoding outer membrane protein assembly factor BamA, translating into MSFRRMFHHKKGVLPGLIAALMLPAMAQAFDPFVVRDIRVEGIQRTDAGTVFGYLPVKVGEKFTEEEATEAIRRLYSTGFFTDVQIQTDNNVVVVVVQERPTIASVNFNGMREFDSKAITTSLGQVGFAEGRIFDRSMLERAEYELKQQYLSKGKYGVEVTSTVTPLPRNRVGVSFDVFEGDVARIQEIRFVGNKAFSESDLLDEFKLTTPGWLTWYTDTDKYSREKLEGDLERLRSFYLDQGYLEFSVEPPQVTISPDRKDIRITITVHEGEPYKVRSVKLAGNLLGLDKEINALVQVKPDETFSAAKANDSAKAITDYLGELGYAFANVNPNPQLDRAKHEADLTFYVDPSRRVYVRRIQIGGNTRTRDEVVRREMRQQEAAWYDAKDIKTSRDRVDRLGYFSDVNVKTDPVPGSPDQVDVNVDVKEKPTGMINLGVGYGSSEKAILSAGISEDNVFGSGTNLTLQLNTSKTNRAIVLSHTDPYWTKDGISRTTSAYYRVTEPWNNNDGDYRVKAIGLGMNFGIPISEYDRIFLGANFEHNQIDLFTNSPQAYKDFVGQYGDSTNSVIFSTGWSNDTRDSALAPTKGSYTRLKADVSTVDLQYTMLTGQQQYFVPLGGSYTLALNGMVDWGRSYGSKNYPVIKNVYAGGIGTVRGYEGSSLGPRDTLTGDYLGGTRRIVANAQLYLPFPGASKDRTLRWFIFSDAGQVAAGSGLSCTRGRDNTEVEDPCGWRFSAGVGLSWQSPMGPLQLSYARPLNSKQGDDKQSFQFQIGTGF; encoded by the coding sequence ATGTCTTTTCGCCGGATGTTTCATCACAAAAAGGGTGTACTGCCGGGTCTCATCGCCGCATTAATGCTGCCGGCCATGGCCCAAGCCTTCGACCCTTTTGTCGTGCGGGATATCCGCGTAGAAGGGATTCAACGGACTGACGCCGGCACCGTCTTCGGTTATCTCCCCGTTAAAGTGGGCGAGAAATTCACTGAAGAAGAAGCGACCGAGGCCATCCGCCGCCTGTACAGCACGGGCTTTTTCACCGACGTGCAAATCCAGACGGACAACAACGTCGTTGTGGTCGTGGTGCAGGAACGGCCGACCATCGCTTCCGTCAATTTCAACGGCATGCGCGAATTCGACTCCAAGGCGATCACCACATCGCTGGGGCAGGTCGGTTTTGCCGAAGGCCGCATTTTCGACCGCTCCATGCTTGAGCGCGCGGAATACGAACTGAAGCAGCAATACCTGTCCAAGGGCAAGTACGGTGTTGAAGTCACGTCCACCGTGACACCGCTGCCGCGTAACCGCGTTGGCGTGAGCTTTGACGTGTTCGAAGGCGATGTTGCCCGCATCCAGGAAATCCGCTTCGTCGGCAACAAGGCTTTCTCGGAAAGCGATCTGCTCGACGAATTCAAGCTGACCACGCCGGGCTGGCTGACCTGGTACACCGATACCGACAAGTATTCCCGCGAAAAGCTCGAAGGCGACCTGGAACGCCTGCGCTCGTTCTACCTGGACCAGGGTTACCTGGAGTTCTCGGTCGAGCCCCCGCAGGTCACGATTTCGCCCGACCGCAAAGACATCCGCATCACGATTACCGTTCACGAAGGCGAACCCTACAAGGTGCGCAGCGTGAAGCTGGCCGGCAACCTGCTGGGTCTGGACAAGGAAATCAACGCGCTGGTGCAGGTCAAGCCGGACGAGACCTTCTCGGCGGCCAAGGCCAACGATTCCGCCAAGGCCATTACCGATTACCTGGGTGAACTGGGCTACGCGTTTGCCAACGTCAACCCGAACCCGCAACTGGACCGCGCCAAGCACGAAGCCGACCTGACGTTCTACGTCGACCCGAGCCGCCGTGTTTACGTGCGCCGCATCCAGATCGGCGGCAACACCCGCACGCGCGACGAAGTCGTGCGCCGCGAAATGCGCCAGCAGGAAGCCGCCTGGTACGACGCCAAAGACATCAAGACCTCGCGCGACCGTGTCGACCGCCTGGGCTACTTCAGCGACGTCAACGTCAAGACCGATCCGGTTCCGGGCTCGCCCGACCAGGTCGACGTGAACGTCGACGTGAAAGAAAAGCCTACCGGCATGATCAACCTGGGCGTGGGCTACGGTTCGTCTGAAAAGGCGATTCTGTCGGCCGGTATCAGTGAAGACAACGTATTCGGCAGCGGCACCAACCTGACGCTGCAGTTGAACACCAGCAAGACGAACCGCGCGATCGTACTGTCGCACACCGATCCGTACTGGACCAAGGACGGCATCAGCCGCACCACGTCCGCTTACTACCGTGTGACCGAGCCCTGGAACAACAACGACGGTGACTACCGCGTCAAGGCCATCGGCCTGGGCATGAACTTCGGTATCCCGATTTCCGAGTACGACCGGATCTTCCTGGGCGCGAACTTCGAGCACAACCAGATCGACCTGTTCACGAATTCGCCGCAGGCCTACAAGGACTTTGTGGGGCAGTACGGCGATTCGACCAACTCGGTCATCTTCAGCACCGGCTGGTCCAACGACACGCGCGACAGCGCGCTGGCGCCGACCAAGGGCTCGTATACCCGCCTGAAGGCCGACGTGTCCACGGTGGACCTGCAATACACCATGCTGACGGGTCAGCAACAGTACTTCGTGCCCTTGGGCGGTTCCTACACGCTGGCCTTGAACGGCATGGTGGATTGGGGCCGCAGCTACGGCAGCAAGAACTACCCGGTTATCAAGAACGTCTATGCCGGCGGTATCGGCACCGTTCGCGGCTACGAAGGGTCGTCGCTGGGTCCGCGCGATACGCTCACGGGCGACTATCTGGGCGGCACGCGCCGTATCGTGGCCAACGCCCAGTTGTATCTGCCGTTCCCGGGCGCCAGCAAGGACCGCACGCTGCGCTGGTTCATCTTCAGCGACGCCGGCCAGGTTGCGGCCGGCAGTGGTCTGAGCTGCACCCGCGGCCGCGACAACACCGAGGTCGAAGATCCTTGCGGCTGGCGTTTCTCGGCGGGTGTCGGCCTGTCGTGGCAGTCGCCGATGGGACCGTTGCAGTTGTCTTACGCCCGTCCGCTTAACTCCAAGCAGGGCGACGACAAGCAAAGCTTCCAGTTCCAGATCGGTACCGGATTCTAA
- a CDS encoding OmpH family outer membrane protein, translated as MMSDFALKSSNTPRAKRRGKLGGSIALVGALILGSAAAIPAQAQNTKIGFVNTERILRESGPAKTAQSKIEAEFKKRDDELQRLNNSLRSQAEKFDKDAPVLSESDRVKRQRELSNLDTDLQRKRREFQEDFNRRRNEEFSGIVTKANEAIKRIAEQESYDLIIQDAVTVNPRIDITDKVIQSLGK; from the coding sequence ATGATGTCTGATTTCGCACTTAAATCATCGAATACGCCGCGCGCCAAGCGCCGTGGCAAGCTGGGCGGCTCCATTGCCCTGGTGGGTGCGCTCATTCTCGGTTCGGCTGCTGCGATTCCCGCGCAGGCTCAAAACACCAAGATCGGCTTCGTCAACACTGAACGGATTCTGCGTGAATCGGGTCCGGCCAAGACGGCGCAAAGCAAGATCGAAGCCGAATTCAAGAAGCGCGACGACGAACTCCAGCGCCTGAACAACAGCCTGCGTTCGCAAGCCGAGAAGTTCGACAAGGACGCGCCCGTTCTGTCGGAGTCGGATCGCGTGAAGCGCCAGCGCGAGCTGTCCAATCTGGATACCGACCTGCAACGCAAGCGTCGTGAATTCCAGGAAGACTTCAACCGCCGCCGCAATGAAGAATTCTCGGGCATCGTGACGAAGGCCAACGAGGCCATCAAGCGCATCGCCGAGCAAGAAAGCTACGACCTGATCATCCAGGACGCCGTGACGGTCAACCCGCGCATCGACATCACCGACAAGGTGATTCAGAGCCTGGGCAAGTAA
- the lpxD gene encoding UDP-3-O-(3-hydroxymyristoyl)glucosamine N-acyltransferase, translating to MPVLLDLARAPTLEALLSAANTQGMDWRISAPPGVEPFKVRGIGTLSSAGSQEITFLANPRYQSQLGSTQAGAVIVSADVAEALEAEGAVRPPFALVVCKHPYLLYARVAQWFDAARRPALPGSTHPSAVVAPDAVLEEGVRIGPNCVVEAGARIGRDTILGPGCVVGVGSSIGAGSLLHAHVTLYEGVKVGERAIIHSGAVLGADGFGFAPDPTLGQGAWGKIPQLGGVSVGNDVEIGANTTIDRGALDDTVVSDGVKLDNQIMVAHNVRIGAHTAVAACVGIAGSTTIGERCTIGGASMLSGHLTLGDDVHISGGTAVTSSINKPGRYTGVFPYAEHGEWQRNAAVIQQLAQLRRRVRTLEKD from the coding sequence ATGCCGGTTTTACTGGATCTTGCCCGCGCGCCGACCCTTGAAGCACTGTTGAGCGCCGCCAATACCCAGGGTATGGACTGGCGCATCAGCGCGCCTCCCGGCGTCGAACCCTTCAAGGTCCGCGGTATCGGGACCTTGTCTTCGGCAGGTAGCCAGGAAATCACTTTCCTGGCCAACCCGCGCTACCAGAGCCAACTTGGGTCCACGCAGGCGGGGGCGGTCATCGTCTCGGCTGACGTGGCCGAAGCGCTGGAAGCCGAGGGGGCCGTGCGGCCTCCCTTTGCGCTGGTCGTCTGCAAGCACCCCTATCTGCTGTACGCCCGCGTGGCGCAATGGTTCGACGCCGCGCGTCGGCCGGCGCTGCCGGGGTCCACGCATCCTTCCGCCGTCGTGGCGCCTGATGCCGTCCTCGAAGAGGGCGTGCGTATTGGCCCTAATTGCGTGGTGGAAGCGGGTGCGCGCATCGGTCGCGACACCATTCTTGGGCCAGGCTGCGTCGTGGGGGTGGGTTCGTCCATCGGCGCGGGCAGCCTCCTGCACGCACACGTCACCCTTTACGAAGGCGTGAAAGTGGGCGAACGGGCCATCATCCACAGCGGCGCCGTGCTGGGCGCGGACGGTTTCGGCTTTGCGCCGGACCCGACGCTGGGGCAGGGCGCTTGGGGCAAGATTCCCCAATTGGGCGGCGTGTCCGTAGGCAACGATGTCGAAATCGGGGCCAACACCACCATCGACCGGGGCGCCCTGGACGACACCGTGGTGTCCGACGGCGTCAAGCTGGACAACCAGATCATGGTGGCGCACAACGTGCGCATCGGCGCGCACACCGCGGTAGCGGCATGTGTCGGCATCGCCGGGTCCACGACCATCGGCGAACGCTGCACCATCGGCGGCGCCTCGATGCTGTCCGGCCATTTGACCTTGGGCGACGACGTGCACATTTCAGGTGGCACGGCGGTCACCTCAAGCATTAACAAGCCAGGCCGCTATACGGGCGTGTTCCCGTATGCCGAGCATGGAGAATGGCAGCGCAACGCCGCCGTGATACAACAGTTGGCGCAACTGCGCCGCCGCGTGCGCACGCTGGAAAAAGATTAA
- the fabZ gene encoding 3-hydroxyacyl-ACP dehydratase FabZ, translated as MELDIKGIMERLPHRYPMLLIDRVVEMVPGKSIVAIKNVSINEPFFNGHFPHHPVMPGVLIVEAMAQASALFSFTDENGGLKCDSSKTAYYLVGVDGARFRRPVVPGDQLRIEVEAERLSRSICKYAARATVDGQEVAAAKLMCAIRSLEE; from the coding sequence ATGGAACTCGACATCAAGGGGATCATGGAGAGGCTGCCGCATCGTTATCCGATGCTGCTGATTGATCGTGTCGTTGAAATGGTGCCCGGCAAGTCTATCGTCGCCATCAAGAATGTCTCGATCAATGAACCGTTTTTCAACGGCCACTTTCCCCACCATCCGGTGATGCCGGGCGTGCTCATCGTGGAAGCCATGGCCCAGGCCTCGGCGCTGTTCTCGTTTACCGACGAAAACGGCGGGCTGAAGTGCGATAGCTCCAAAACCGCCTACTACCTGGTCGGCGTCGATGGCGCGCGCTTCCGCCGCCCCGTTGTGCCTGGCGATCAACTGCGCATTGAAGTCGAAGCCGAACGCCTGAGCCGCAGCATCTGTAAGTACGCCGCGCGCGCGACGGTTGACGGACAAGAAGTGGCGGCCGCCAAACTGATGTGCGCGATTCGTAGCCTGGAAGAGTAA
- the lpxA gene encoding acyl-ACP--UDP-N-acetylglucosamine O-acyltransferase: MAGNIHPTAVVDPAAKIDPSAVIGPFAVVGPDVTIGAGTEIGPYCMVDGVTTIGRDNRFYRYCSIGGMPQDKKYAGEKTRLTIGDRNTVREFVTLNTGTVQDGGETTLGNDNWIMAYVHVAHDCHVGSHTILANAVQLGGHVHVGDWAIIGGLTGVHQFARVGAHTMTGGNSSLMQDSPPFVLAAGNPCRPVGINVEGLKRRGFTPVMVSALREAYKIIYRRGLPLDAARAELHKRQQEIPEAAEHLQTMLDFLDVASRGIIRP, encoded by the coding sequence ATGGCAGGAAACATCCACCCTACCGCGGTCGTTGACCCGGCGGCAAAAATCGACCCGAGCGCCGTAATCGGCCCGTTCGCCGTGGTGGGGCCAGACGTCACCATCGGCGCGGGGACCGAAATCGGCCCGTACTGCATGGTTGATGGCGTGACCACCATCGGGCGCGATAATCGCTTTTATCGCTACTGCTCGATCGGCGGCATGCCGCAAGACAAGAAGTACGCAGGCGAAAAAACGCGCTTGACGATCGGCGACCGCAATACCGTGCGCGAATTTGTCACGCTGAACACGGGCACCGTCCAAGACGGCGGCGAAACCACGCTCGGCAACGACAACTGGATCATGGCGTATGTGCACGTTGCACACGATTGCCACGTCGGCAGCCATACGATCCTGGCCAACGCGGTGCAACTGGGCGGACACGTGCATGTGGGTGATTGGGCCATCATCGGCGGCCTGACCGGCGTGCATCAGTTCGCGCGCGTGGGTGCGCACACGATGACGGGCGGCAACAGTTCGCTCATGCAGGACTCGCCGCCTTTCGTGCTGGCGGCCGGCAACCCGTGCCGCCCCGTCGGCATCAACGTCGAAGGTCTGAAGCGCCGCGGCTTTACGCCAGTGATGGTGTCGGCGCTGCGCGAAGCCTACAAAATCATCTACCGCCGTGGTTTGCCCCTGGACGCCGCGCGCGCCGAGCTCCACAAGCGCCAGCAGGAAATTCCCGAAGCGGCCGAGCATCTGCAAACGATGCTTGATTTTCTGGACGTCGCATCGCGCGGCATCATTCGTCCATGA
- the lpxB gene encoding lipid-A-disaccharide synthase — MNTRIGMVAGEPSGDLLAGRIIAGLQARDAGVRCEGIGGPQMQAREFDTWHPMHALTVFGYVDALKRLPSLLSTYRDVKRRWLAEPPKVFVGIDAPDFNLRLEHQLRLGGTPTVHFVGPSIWAWRYERIHKIRESVSHMLVLFPFEEEIYRKENIPVTYVGHPLAGAIPMQPDRAAARASLGIDPNARVLAILPGSRASEIRLLAPRFLQAAQLLLKKDPALQCVVPMVNDQRRAEFLAILAEHPVPGLRCITADDLHGAGGDRKAPVAWSVMEAANAVLVASGTATLETALYKRPMVISYVLSPWMRRIMTWKSGQQRPYLPWVGLPNVLLRDFAVPELLQDDATPEKLAEASWASLSDDALIARVEVRFTAMHQELLRDTPALAAQAILEVAGGAA, encoded by the coding sequence ATGAATACGCGGATCGGCATGGTGGCCGGCGAGCCTTCGGGCGACTTGCTGGCCGGTCGTATCATTGCCGGTCTGCAAGCGCGCGATGCTGGCGTGCGCTGCGAAGGCATCGGCGGGCCGCAGATGCAGGCGCGCGAATTCGATACCTGGCATCCCATGCATGCGCTGACCGTGTTCGGCTACGTCGATGCACTCAAGCGCCTGCCCAGCTTGCTTTCCACGTATCGCGACGTCAAACGACGCTGGCTGGCCGAGCCGCCCAAGGTGTTCGTGGGCATCGACGCGCCTGATTTCAATTTGCGGCTGGAACATCAACTGCGCTTGGGCGGCACGCCCACGGTGCATTTCGTGGGGCCGTCCATCTGGGCGTGGCGCTACGAGCGCATCCACAAGATCCGCGAGTCGGTGTCGCACATGCTGGTGCTGTTCCCGTTCGAGGAAGAGATCTACCGGAAGGAAAACATTCCGGTGACCTATGTGGGCCATCCGCTTGCCGGCGCCATTCCCATGCAGCCGGACCGCGCCGCCGCGCGCGCCAGCCTGGGGATCGATCCGAACGCGCGCGTGCTGGCCATCCTGCCGGGCAGCCGCGCGTCTGAGATCCGCCTGCTGGCGCCGCGCTTTCTTCAAGCGGCGCAATTGCTGCTGAAAAAAGACCCTGCCTTGCAGTGCGTCGTGCCCATGGTCAACGACCAGCGGCGCGCCGAATTCCTGGCGATTCTGGCCGAGCATCCCGTGCCCGGCCTGCGCTGCATTACCGCTGATGATCTGCACGGCGCAGGCGGCGATCGCAAGGCGCCGGTGGCGTGGTCGGTCATGGAAGCCGCCAATGCCGTGCTGGTGGCCAGCGGTACCGCCACGCTGGAAACGGCGCTGTACAAGCGGCCCATGGTGATTTCCTACGTGTTGTCGCCGTGGATGCGCCGCATCATGACCTGGAAGTCGGGGCAGCAACGGCCGTATCTGCCGTGGGTGGGCCTGCCCAACGTGCTGCTGCGCGACTTCGCGGTACCCGAATTGCTGCAAGACGATGCCACGCCGGAAAAACTGGCGGAGGCAAGCTGGGCGTCGTTGAGCGACGATGCGTTGATTGCCCGCGTCGAGGTCCGCTTTACCGCCATGCACCAGGAATTGCTGCGCGACACGCCGGCCCTGGCTGCCCAGGCGATCCTGGAGGTGGCGGGTGGAGCAGCCTGA
- the rnhB gene encoding ribonuclease HII has protein sequence MEQPDLFAAPVQPAMVTAGVDEAGRGPLAGAVYAAAVILNPARPIDGLADSKVLKAATREALALEIQEYALAWCIASASVEEIDTLNILRATMLAMQRAVQGLSIPAQLALVDGNQAPKLGCTVQTVIKGDALVPAISAASILAKTARDADLLRLHGLYPQYAFDQHKGYGTALHLQMLREHGPCAEHRRSFAPIKAFDLAS, from the coding sequence GTGGAGCAGCCTGACCTGTTCGCGGCCCCGGTGCAGCCCGCCATGGTGACGGCCGGCGTCGACGAGGCGGGCCGTGGCCCCTTGGCGGGCGCCGTCTATGCGGCGGCGGTGATCCTGAACCCCGCGCGCCCCATCGACGGGCTGGCGGATTCCAAGGTGCTCAAGGCGGCTACCCGCGAAGCCCTGGCGCTTGAGATCCAGGAATACGCATTGGCCTGGTGCATTGCCAGCGCCAGCGTAGAAGAGATCGACACCCTGAATATTCTGCGCGCCACCATGCTGGCGATGCAGCGGGCAGTGCAGGGGCTGTCCATACCGGCGCAGCTTGCGCTGGTGGATGGCAACCAGGCGCCCAAGCTGGGCTGCACGGTGCAGACCGTCATCAAGGGCGACGCGCTGGTGCCCGCGATTTCGGCGGCGTCCATCCTGGCCAAGACCGCGCGTGACGCCGATCTACTGCGCCTGCATGGCCTGTATCCCCAATATGCGTTCGACCAGCACAAGGGCTACGGCACGGCGCTGCACTTGCAGATGCTGCGTGAACATGGCCCCTGCGCCGAACATCGGCGCAGTTTCGCGCCCATCAAGGCATTCGACCTGGCGTCATGA
- a CDS encoding TrmH family RNA methyltransferase encodes MKHISSRENPAVKALAKLAGTAGKRGAPVLLDGVHLCQAWLQHHGAPDQAIFDVDRLSQPDLAALAAAVPDERCLALDARLMQSLASVESGQGVAFLVTPPILDMPVTVEENCVLFDRIQDPGNVGTLLRTCAAAGVKRVFLATGTAAAWSPKVLRSGQGAHFSLSIHEHVDLTDLLAQLRVPLVATALDGAQNLYSGALPQRCAWVFGHEGQGVAPALLAAASLKVCIPHDMDAVESLNVGAAAAVCLFEQRRQALASPAH; translated from the coding sequence ATGAAGCACATCAGTTCCCGCGAGAACCCGGCCGTCAAGGCGCTGGCCAAGCTGGCCGGTACGGCCGGCAAGCGCGGCGCGCCCGTCCTGCTTGATGGCGTGCACCTGTGCCAAGCCTGGTTGCAACACCATGGCGCGCCCGATCAAGCGATTTTCGATGTTGATCGCCTGTCACAACCCGATCTTGCCGCGCTTGCCGCCGCTGTGCCCGATGAGCGCTGCCTGGCGTTGGACGCGCGCTTGATGCAATCGTTGGCCAGCGTGGAAAGCGGGCAGGGCGTGGCGTTTCTGGTGACCCCGCCCATTCTGGACATGCCGGTCACCGTGGAAGAAAACTGCGTGCTGTTCGATCGTATCCAGGACCCCGGCAACGTCGGCACCTTGTTGCGCACGTGCGCCGCCGCCGGTGTGAAGCGTGTGTTCCTGGCAACCGGCACGGCCGCTGCCTGGTCGCCGAAAGTCTTGCGCAGCGGGCAGGGCGCCCATTTTTCGCTGTCTATCCACGAACACGTTGATCTGACGGATCTGCTTGCGCAGTTGCGGGTGCCATTGGTAGCCACGGCCCTGGACGGCGCGCAAAACCTGTATTCCGGTGCCCTGCCGCAACGGTGCGCATGGGTCTTCGGGCATGAAGGCCAAGGCGTGGCGCCAGCGCTGCTGGCGGCGGCCAGCCTTAAAGTCTGCATCCCGCATGACATGGACGCCGTTGAATCGTTGAATGTCGGCGCGGCCGCCGCGGTTTGCCTGTTCGAGCAGCGCCGTCAGGCGCTGGCCTCCCCAGCTCACTGA
- a CDS encoding DUF2846 domain-containing protein — MKSWFKGLAATAIVTVLAGCAGGKYEALQGSIPPIAQGNGRIYFYQPQPTNLAAAQQKMRVNGEVVGRNKPGAFFFVDRPAGSYVVTNLYWTGDGVSFMLDPGQTRYIRVMAEVYGATGAVGKLSMHLVDPPELAENEMRGLRYWGAASPERVPGL; from the coding sequence ATGAAATCGTGGTTCAAAGGCCTGGCGGCAACCGCCATCGTGACCGTGCTGGCGGGTTGCGCCGGCGGCAAGTATGAAGCGCTGCAAGGCAGCATCCCGCCCATTGCCCAGGGTAATGGCCGCATCTATTTCTATCAGCCGCAGCCGACCAATCTGGCAGCCGCGCAGCAAAAGATGCGCGTCAATGGCGAAGTGGTCGGGCGCAACAAGCCGGGCGCGTTTTTCTTTGTTGACCGGCCCGCCGGCAGCTACGTCGTGACCAACCTGTATTGGACCGGCGACGGCGTGAGCTTCATGCTGGACCCCGGCCAGACGCGCTATATCCGAGTCATGGCCGAGGTGTATGGCGCCACGGGAGCCGTGGGCAAATTGTCGATGCACTTGGTTGATCCACCCGAATTGGCGGAAAACGAAATGCGCGGCCTGCGCTATTGGGGAGCCGCCAGCCCAGAACGGGTGCCAGGCCTGTAA
- the ppsR gene encoding posphoenolpyruvate synthetase regulatory kinase/phosphorylase PpsR: protein MTSTPIARTVYIVSDSTGITAETFSQSVLSQFEEVEFKPIRLPFVDTLEKAAEVAMRIDRSALEAGVPPIVFSTLVNPEILARVRQANGIFMDLFGTFVSHIEQALGLKSSHSIGRSHMQANSEKYRNRIDAINFSLAHDDGQFVNQLDQADVILVGVSRCGKTPTSLYLAMQYAIKAANFPLTPDDFERGTLPSTIAPHRGKLFGLSIQPERLAEVRNERRPNSRYSQLEQCRYEVAEAERMMRREGISWLSSTTKSIEEIATTVLQEVGLDRG from the coding sequence ATGACATCTACCCCGATCGCACGCACGGTATACATCGTTTCCGACAGTACCGGCATCACCGCCGAGACCTTCAGCCAGTCGGTGCTGTCCCAGTTCGAAGAGGTGGAATTCAAGCCCATCCGGCTGCCCTTTGTCGACACGCTGGAGAAGGCGGCCGAGGTCGCCATGCGCATCGACCGCAGCGCGCTTGAAGCCGGCGTGCCGCCCATTGTGTTCAGCACCCTGGTCAACCCCGAGATCCTGGCGCGTGTTCGCCAGGCGAACGGCATTTTCATGGACCTGTTCGGCACCTTCGTCAGCCATATCGAGCAGGCGCTGGGCTTGAAGTCCAGCCACTCCATCGGCCGCTCGCACATGCAGGCCAATTCGGAAAAATACCGCAACCGAATCGACGCCATCAACTTCAGCCTGGCGCATGACGATGGCCAGTTCGTGAATCAACTGGACCAGGCCGACGTCATCCTGGTGGGCGTGTCCCGCTGCGGCAAGACGCCCACCAGCCTGTACCTGGCCATGCAGTACGCCATCAAGGCGGCCAACTTCCCGCTGACGCCTGATGACTTCGAACGCGGCACCCTGCCCTCGACCATCGCGCCGCACCGCGGCAAGCTGTTTGGCTTGTCCATCCAGCCCGAACGCTTGGCCGAAGTCCGCAACGAACGCCGCCCCAACAGCCGCTATTCGCAACTTGAGCAGTGCCGTTACGAAGTGGCGGAAGCCGAACGCATGATGCGCCGCGAGGGCATTTCGTGGCTGTCCAGCACCACCAAGTCGATCGAAGAGATCGCCACGACGGTGCTGCAGGAAGTGGGGCTGGATCGGGGTTGA